AAGCTGATGGCGTGGGTTCGATTCCCATCACCCGCTCCATTGCAATAGAACAGATGTAAAATCGAAGGCTTATGCACCAATGGCTCACATTTTCATAATTGGAGAAGAAGGATAATCTTTATGGAAATTTTCCTCCTCTACAGCGAGCTCTTGTTCTTTACATTCCAAACATTTTCCACAACCACAACGAATCGTTCGAGAAACAACTAAAGGTGTTGTGCCCCCTACCCCCATACCCAAACCCGTGGCTATGATCCAAGGTAGAGGAGTAAAACAGGAAACTAGAATGCCTCCGATTACACCGAAAGTACAACCACAACCGACTGCAACTTTCTCTTCTGGGGTGATGCACGATTTACTTAGTGGAACGTTCCATGTTTGATTGATATCATTTTTTTTGGCTTTAACGGCAATCTTAAGCTCTTTAATCGCTTGTTCTTTTTCCTCTCGCTTTTGGCGAACAAGTTCAGCCTGCTGGACTCGTAGGTGCTCTACAAATTGAGTATGTATCTGTGAATAGGTTCCATTATATTCTTTGTTACATATTTTAACATAGATCTGCTTTGGATATTTAAAAACCAGTTCTTTGAAGGTTGAATTAGTCCTAGCTAAATGATTTAACGACTGCACGTCAAGAAAAAACATCACCAGATAGATTACGTCATTCGGAACTTGAGAAAAGTGTCCTTTGTTAGTTGCCTTTTGCGCTTCTCTTTTTTTAAACACAACGCCCCCATATCGATTAAAAACGGAATCGGTTGATATTAGCCAATAATATTTAACATTCAAATAGTTATTTCATTAACTTTCATTTCTTAATATAAAATATATGAACGCTGTTTGTATTTTGAAGGGATCATGAAGTTAATGCGGGGTTAGGTTTGCGGAAGAACCTGGGTATCGCTATGCTGCACCCAGGCGACATAATTCGAAGTAAAAAGTGAATTATTCGATGATTTCCTTTTTCTCACTTCGAGATAAACCCAATTTCTCTTTCAAACGTGCTACTGCATCTGGATCATATTGCCTTGTCGTTTTATTTTTAACGACTACCGCCGTAGTTCTCGTGGGTTGTGTTGGGGTATTTAAGCTGTTATAGGTTGAAGAACGGACTGGATAGGTAGGAAAGTGAGCCTCAGTGGATGAGGACGATTGGGTCGTTACCTGCGATTGAAAAGTCGTATTTTGTGGGGTAGAAGCGGCTTGATTTGTCGTCTTTTCTACTTGCGTTTTTCGAGCGTTTCTTACACTTTTTTCAACACGTTTTCTAATTTTGGTCGCAGCATGTTCCGCCTCTTCTTCACTTACCTCAGCAACTTCGTTACCTTGTAAATCAACACGCATCTCTCGTAGCTTGAGGCATGCCAAATAATCAAGTCGACGCGTAAATATAACCACGGCTTCTCTTAATTTACTTTTGGAAATTCCTGATTTTTCAGCTTCATCGGCATGCAGCAAAATGTCATCCATAATCCCCACTTTTAATGGACGGATTCTTAATGAATTATCGAATGCTGCGGGAAAATGTGCAGCGAGCCACAATAAGGCATCTGTTCGTGCTTTTTTAGAACTATTTTTTTGAGCTTTATTAATAACGGCGGTGCGTGGGTGCAGCTCCTGTTTTCTCATTAGTGGACCCTTGTTAGATATTGAATGTCATATCCTGAAAATGAAATCATTCGCCTTAGGAATGAGCGCACAATGTACAATGTTTGATGATTGTTTGCAAGCACTCTGAAACATGTTCAATACTTATATAAAAACAAGAAATCAAAGTAGAAAAAGAGCCCATGATAGTCCTATAATAAAAACAGGAAGGTCGTAATTTGCTATAGATGCGATATGATTTCTGTATCTCGCCGAATTTGTCCCTTTGATTACGACTTATGGAGCATATATGACAGATTTTATAAAAAAATTATTTATATTATTTATTGCCTTATTTTTTCCATGGGTCATATTTCTTATGGATGATAATCCTGGGGGGGCCTTTATCGCCTTAGCGTTACAAGCCACTGTCATTGGATGGCCATTTGCCACCGGCTGGGCTTTGCGAACACACTATCCTCCCAAAAAAGAAAAGCAACAATAAGATCATAAGGAGAACTATGTTAACTCGCGTCATTGTCAATGGGGCTAACGGTAAGATGGGCTCAATGGCCTGTGAAACTCTAAATAACCACAACGAATTTGAATTAGTCGCACAACTTGGCAAAGAAGATAATTTGGCGCAAGCCATTAAAGACACCCAAACCCAGATTGTGGTTGATCTTACGCGTGCAGATTGTGTCTATCAAAATACTCTTACGATTATAAATCATGGAGCCCATCCAGTTATTGGAACCTCAGGACTTCTACCCAACCAAATTAACGAATTAACTGCATTTTGTGAAAGCCGCCGTTTGGGAGGAATCATTGCCCCTAATTTTTCTATAAGTGCAGTTTTGATGATGATTTTTGCGGCCAAAGCAGCTGAATATTTTCCCGAAGTTGAAATTATTGAAGCGCATCATCAACAAAAGCTGGATGCTCCCTCCGGGACTGCCTTAAAAACTGCTGAAATGATTGCTGCAGCACGAAAAAATCCTAAAAATAAATTAAATCTCAAAGAATTAATCCCTGGGGCTCGTGGAGGGGTACATGGTGAGGTCAATATCCATTCCTTGCGTCTACCTGGTGTTATTGCTCGTCAACAAGTCATTTTCGGTAGTGTCGGTGAAACCCTAACCATTACGGACGATTGCATTGACCGACGCTCTTTTATGCCGGGGATCATTTTGTCCTGTCAAAAAGTTTTAGGGTTATCTACATTGATTTATGGACTCGAGCATTTACTCTAAGCAAAAACCAGGGGCCTCATCGCAGGCTCCCGCGAATAGGTCGCGGAAGGCCAAACGAGGATGATTGGGAAAAATGGCGAGATCGCATAAATAATTAAGACAATCTGTACTGAGCCTTGGTTTAATAGATGTTGACAACCTCTTCTTATCTTTTTTAGCTATAATGCATCTAGATGCTAGCAATATTTTTTAGTGATGGCTCCCCCAAATAAATACTAAGGTGGAAAGGATGCGTCAACGTAAATATTTTGGTACAGATGGCATACGTGGCCGAGTTGGGCAATCAAATATTAACCCTGAGTTTGTTTTAAAATTAGGCTGGGCAGTAGGAAATTTACTTAATCAAAAGCCAGGAAGCAAA
The DNA window shown above is from Legionella sp. PC997 and carries:
- a CDS encoding ProQ/FinO family protein; translation: MRKQELHPRTAVINKAQKNSSKKARTDALLWLAAHFPAAFDNSLRIRPLKVGIMDDILLHADEAEKSGISKSKLREAVVIFTRRLDYLACLKLREMRVDLQGNEVAEVSEEEAEHAATKIRKRVEKSVRNARKTQVEKTTNQAASTPQNTTFQSQVTTQSSSSTEAHFPTYPVRSSTYNSLNTPTQPTRTTAVVVKNKTTRQYDPDAVARLKEKLGLSRSEKKEIIE
- the dapB gene encoding 4-hydroxy-tetrahydrodipicolinate reductase — encoded protein: MLTRVIVNGANGKMGSMACETLNNHNEFELVAQLGKEDNLAQAIKDTQTQIVVDLTRADCVYQNTLTIINHGAHPVIGTSGLLPNQINELTAFCESRRLGGIIAPNFSISAVLMMIFAAKAAEYFPEVEIIEAHHQQKLDAPSGTALKTAEMIAAARKNPKNKLNLKELIPGARGGVHGEVNIHSLRLPGVIARQQVIFGSVGETLTITDDCIDRRSFMPGIILSCQKVLGLSTLIYGLEHLL